One region of Sulfuriroseicoccus oceanibius genomic DNA includes:
- a CDS encoding excinuclease ABC subunit UvrC, whose translation MSERSPDQPATPRREKPDFRVILRDVPHQPGIYQMKDRLGQVIYVGKAKDLRKRLTSYFLPSRQRKADLKTRALINSIWDFEFHTVRNESEALLLEAKLIKEVRPRYNVSFRDDKRFPMVRIDPTAKFPMFRMTRMRKEDGARYFGPYVHNAALREVVTWLNRRFGLKTCRPMNPGEAEYRHCHADVIRNCSAPCIGRVTPEEYRERAEAAMKVLEGRNRTILKEIKAEMTEAAEAMDFEKAAKLRDVMVSMEKILEPTRKFARSGRGVTSDEAKKSALDDVRELQMELGMAEPPMVMECFDISNISATYSVASMVRFSGGLPDNQAYRRYRIKTVEGQNDFASMAEVVGRRYARILRELAAEDDAEDSNEDVLERARRIEKRVLDREDGRPRKKESASKVAGLPDLIVVDGGKGQLAMAMAELQKLGLHDVPLIGLAKQREEVFVPGRDLPILIPHDRGALKLLQRLRDEAHRFANGYHQLLLKKRMRESVLDEVPGMSPRRKEALLKKFGSVAAIRKASPEQLAEIRGISISAAEQIIENL comes from the coding sequence TACCAGCTACTTTCTGCCGTCGCGGCAACGGAAGGCCGACCTGAAAACGCGGGCGCTGATCAATAGCATCTGGGATTTTGAATTCCACACCGTGCGCAACGAGTCGGAGGCTCTGCTTTTGGAGGCCAAGCTGATCAAGGAAGTGCGACCGCGCTACAACGTGAGTTTTCGTGATGACAAGCGTTTTCCGATGGTACGGATCGACCCGACGGCGAAGTTTCCCATGTTCCGGATGACCCGGATGCGCAAGGAAGACGGAGCGCGCTACTTTGGTCCGTACGTGCACAATGCGGCGTTGCGGGAAGTGGTGACTTGGCTCAACCGACGCTTCGGTCTGAAGACCTGTCGGCCAATGAACCCAGGTGAGGCGGAATACCGGCATTGTCACGCGGATGTGATCCGGAACTGCTCGGCGCCATGTATTGGGCGGGTGACGCCGGAGGAGTATCGTGAACGCGCTGAGGCCGCGATGAAGGTGCTTGAGGGGCGCAACCGGACGATCTTGAAGGAGATCAAGGCGGAGATGACCGAGGCGGCCGAGGCGATGGACTTCGAGAAGGCCGCCAAGTTGCGCGATGTGATGGTGTCGATGGAGAAGATTCTCGAGCCGACGCGCAAATTTGCCCGCAGTGGGCGCGGCGTGACCAGTGACGAGGCGAAGAAGTCGGCGCTGGATGATGTGCGGGAGCTGCAGATGGAGTTGGGAATGGCGGAGCCGCCGATGGTGATGGAGTGCTTTGATATTTCGAATATTTCGGCGACTTATTCTGTGGCGTCGATGGTGCGGTTCTCTGGCGGCTTGCCGGACAATCAGGCGTATCGTCGTTATCGGATCAAAACCGTGGAAGGTCAGAATGATTTCGCGAGTATGGCCGAGGTGGTCGGGCGGAGGTATGCCCGGATTTTGCGCGAATTGGCAGCGGAGGATGATGCCGAGGACTCGAATGAGGATGTGTTGGAGCGTGCGCGGAGGATCGAAAAGCGTGTGCTTGACCGCGAGGATGGTCGTCCTCGGAAAAAAGAGTCGGCATCCAAGGTGGCGGGCTTGCCGGATCTGATCGTGGTCGATGGGGGAAAAGGGCAGTTGGCCATGGCGATGGCTGAGTTGCAGAAGCTCGGGCTGCATGACGTGCCCTTGATCGGATTGGCGAAGCAGCGGGAGGAAGTGTTTGTTCCCGGGCGTGATTTGCCGATTTTGATCCCTCACGATCGAGGGGCGTTGAAGTTGTTGCAGCGTTTGCGCGACGAGGCGCACCGCTTTGCCAATGGCTATCACCAGTTGCTGCTCAAGAAGCGGATGCGCGAGTCGGTGCTCGACGAGGTGCCGGGGATGAGTCCGCGTCGCAAGGAGGCCTTGTTGAAGAAGTTTGGCTCGGTCGCAGCGATCCGTAAGGCGAGTCCTGAGCAGTTGGCGGAGATTCGCGGGATCTCGATTAGTGCCGCGGAGCAGATTATTGAGAATCTGTGA